The following are from one region of the Sandaracinus amylolyticus genome:
- a CDS encoding acyl-CoA dehydrogenase family protein, producing the protein MDFELTQEQKMLAESAASFAKKTSPVERLRKIRSMPHVEGVEQRHAAKADPRNWEPAVWKQMAELGWLGLFYPESVGGLGLRFFDASLVIEKLGTTLVPEPYVASVVLAGWALLKAGSAEQHAKYLTPMIEGETSLALAWQERGSRYDVTSVKTVAKKSGSGHALTGEKVLVLNGHAADHVVVSARTEDGALALFVIDPKSKGVTIESITTMDASRAAQLRLEGAEGVRLTGGDAQVALEWALDLAAAAACAEGLGIARTVLDMTNAYLKVRKQFGVPIGTFQVLQHRAVDMFVQTQLLESTAILAAVRADEEDADERRRAVSIAKVRLTAGGKYVTQQSVQLHGGIGITDEHDVGLYFKRMQVLCTLFGDDEHHLTRFASREAFATTVGE; encoded by the coding sequence ATGGACTTCGAGCTCACGCAGGAGCAGAAGATGCTCGCCGAGTCGGCGGCGAGCTTCGCGAAGAAGACGTCGCCGGTGGAGCGGCTCCGCAAGATCCGCTCGATGCCGCACGTCGAGGGTGTCGAGCAGCGTCACGCCGCGAAGGCCGATCCGCGCAACTGGGAGCCCGCGGTGTGGAAGCAGATGGCGGAGCTGGGATGGCTCGGCCTCTTCTATCCGGAGAGCGTCGGCGGCCTCGGGCTTCGCTTCTTCGACGCGTCGCTGGTGATCGAGAAGCTGGGGACGACGCTGGTGCCCGAGCCCTACGTCGCGAGCGTGGTGCTCGCGGGCTGGGCGCTGCTCAAGGCGGGCAGCGCGGAGCAGCACGCGAAGTACCTCACGCCGATGATCGAGGGCGAGACGAGCCTCGCGCTCGCGTGGCAGGAGCGCGGCTCGCGCTACGACGTGACGAGCGTGAAGACCGTCGCGAAGAAGTCGGGCAGCGGCCACGCGCTCACCGGTGAGAAGGTGCTCGTGCTCAACGGGCACGCGGCGGATCACGTCGTGGTGTCGGCGCGCACCGAGGACGGCGCGCTCGCGCTCTTCGTGATCGATCCGAAGAGCAAGGGCGTCACGATCGAGAGCATCACGACGATGGACGCGAGCCGCGCGGCGCAGCTCCGTCTCGAGGGCGCAGAGGGCGTGCGCCTCACCGGCGGGGACGCGCAGGTCGCGCTCGAGTGGGCGCTCGATCTCGCAGCCGCGGCGGCGTGCGCGGAGGGGCTCGGCATCGCGCGCACCGTGCTCGACATGACGAACGCGTACCTCAAGGTGCGCAAGCAGTTCGGCGTGCCGATCGGGACGTTCCAGGTGCTGCAGCACCGCGCGGTCGACATGTTCGTGCAGACGCAGCTCCTCGAGAGCACGGCGATCCTCGCGGCCGTGCGCGCCGACGAGGAGGACGCGGACGAGCGTCGTCGCGCGGTGTCGATCGCCAAGGTGCGCCTCACGGCGGGCGGCAAGTACGTGACGCAGCAGAGCGTCCAGCTCCACGGCGGCATCGGCATCACCGACGAGCACGACGTGGGGCTCTACTTCAAGCGCATGCAGGTGCTCTGCACGCTCTTCGGCGACGACGAGCACCACCTCACGCGCTTCGCGTCGCGCGAGGCGTTCGCGACGACGGTCGGCGAGTGA
- a CDS encoding acyl-CoA dehydrogenase family protein: MDLSFTPDQEAFREEVREFIRTQMPPHLAAKAAVDGHFEHEEVMEWQKILYRKGWVAPHWPKEVGGTGWDAARRFIFSEELEKAGAPTLSPFGLAMVGPLIIQFGSDAQKQRFLPKILSGEEAWCQGYSEPEAGSDLASLRTTAVDDGKGNFVVNGQKTWTTYGQYADWIFCLVRTNQTGKKQTGISFLLIDMKTPGVKAVPMLTTGHTPAFCDTYFDNVVVPKENVVGPVDGGWTMAKALLGHERTLIAAVGTSTRALIRVKRIAQEHGLLADPAWRGRIARLEIELEALRMQNYRALVGAQLGHAPGPESSVLKIRGSEILQQAMELAMDVMGPSCMAWFTPPGVLSPSEQWIPSAFNYTRATTIYGGSNEIQRNVIAKWILGLPAQA, encoded by the coding sequence ATGGACCTCTCGTTCACGCCCGATCAAGAAGCCTTCCGCGAGGAGGTGCGCGAGTTCATCCGCACCCAGATGCCGCCGCACCTCGCGGCGAAGGCCGCGGTCGACGGGCACTTCGAGCACGAAGAAGTGATGGAGTGGCAGAAGATCCTCTACCGCAAGGGGTGGGTCGCGCCGCACTGGCCGAAGGAGGTCGGCGGCACCGGATGGGACGCCGCGCGTCGCTTCATCTTCTCCGAGGAGCTCGAGAAGGCGGGCGCGCCGACGCTCTCGCCGTTCGGCCTCGCGATGGTCGGACCGCTGATCATCCAGTTCGGATCCGACGCGCAGAAGCAGCGCTTCCTGCCGAAGATCCTCAGCGGTGAAGAGGCGTGGTGCCAGGGCTACTCGGAGCCCGAGGCGGGCAGCGACCTCGCGTCGCTGCGCACCACCGCGGTCGACGACGGCAAGGGCAACTTCGTCGTCAACGGGCAGAAGACGTGGACCACGTACGGGCAGTACGCGGACTGGATCTTCTGCCTCGTGCGCACGAACCAGACGGGCAAGAAGCAGACGGGCATCTCGTTCCTGCTGATCGACATGAAGACGCCGGGCGTGAAGGCGGTGCCGATGCTGACGACCGGGCACACGCCGGCGTTCTGCGACACCTACTTCGACAACGTCGTGGTGCCGAAGGAGAACGTCGTCGGTCCGGTCGACGGCGGATGGACGATGGCGAAGGCGCTGCTCGGCCACGAGCGCACGCTGATCGCCGCGGTGGGCACGTCGACGCGCGCGCTGATCCGCGTGAAGCGCATCGCGCAGGAGCACGGGCTGCTCGCCGATCCGGCGTGGCGCGGTCGCATCGCGCGGCTCGAGATCGAGCTCGAGGCGCTGCGGATGCAGAACTATCGAGCGCTCGTGGGCGCGCAGCTCGGTCACGCGCCGGGGCCCGAGTCGAGCGTGCTGAAGATCCGCGGCTCCGAGATCCTGCAGCAGGCGATGGAGCTCGCGATGGACGTGATGGGACCGAGCTGCATGGCGTGGTTCACGCCGCCGGGCGTGCTCTCGCCGAGCGAGCAGTGGATCCCTTCGGCCTTCAACTACACGCGCGCGACGACGATCTACGGCGGGTCCAACGAGATCCAGCGCAACGTCATCGCGAAGTGGATCCTCGGGCTCCCTGCCCAGGCGTGA
- a CDS encoding OmpA family protein — MDQINLKTMTGAVLGGALLTGAAIAGCGAAAPTPQLRDARATMIEARESAAARLKPDGLLVAQRTLDVAEASERGSRAEAHYAYIAERQTRIAMAEARQIELEQQMTADRARYGTELEQIARSRGATLQERERALAEQQSIVAQQEATLAEQQQALERSEQARMEAEQRAQDSMQRLRELAAVRQEREETIITLSGEVIFETDSANLRSTARERLLAVADALRAAPDRLAVIEGHTDSRGSDSYNMQLSQRRADAVREYLIGEGVPAARLQAVGRGESEPVDSNDSAEGRANNRRVEIHLQTLPGGAQQQR, encoded by the coding sequence ATGGACCAGATCAACCTGAAGACGATGACGGGCGCGGTGCTCGGTGGCGCGTTGCTCACGGGCGCGGCGATCGCGGGATGCGGTGCCGCGGCGCCGACGCCGCAGCTGCGTGACGCGCGCGCGACGATGATCGAGGCGCGCGAGAGCGCTGCGGCGCGGCTCAAGCCCGATGGCCTATTGGTCGCGCAGCGCACGCTCGACGTCGCCGAGGCTTCGGAGCGCGGCTCGCGGGCCGAGGCGCACTACGCGTACATCGCGGAGCGCCAGACCCGCATCGCGATGGCGGAGGCGCGGCAGATCGAGCTCGAGCAGCAGATGACGGCGGACCGTGCGCGCTACGGCACCGAGCTCGAGCAGATCGCGCGCAGCCGCGGCGCGACGCTCCAGGAGCGCGAGCGCGCGCTCGCCGAGCAGCAGAGCATCGTCGCGCAGCAGGAGGCGACGCTCGCGGAGCAGCAGCAGGCGCTCGAGCGCAGCGAACAGGCGCGCATGGAGGCGGAGCAGCGCGCGCAGGACTCGATGCAGCGGCTGCGCGAGCTCGCGGCGGTCCGCCAGGAGCGCGAGGAGACGATCATCACGCTGAGCGGCGAGGTGATCTTCGAGACCGACAGCGCGAACCTGCGGAGCACCGCGCGGGAGCGCCTGCTCGCGGTGGCCGATGCGTTGCGCGCCGCGCCGGATCGCCTCGCGGTCATCGAAGGCCACACCGACTCGCGCGGCTCGGACTCCTACAACATGCAGCTCTCGCAGCGACGTGCCGACGCCGTGCGCGAATACCTGATCGGCGAGGGCGTCCCCGCGGCGCGCCTGCAGGCGGTGGGGCGCGGCGAGTCGGAGCCCGTCGACAGCAACGACAGCGCGGAGGGACGCGCGAACAACCGCCGCGTCGAGATCCATCTGCAGACGCTCCCGGGCGGCGCGCAGCAGCAGCGCTGA
- a CDS encoding creatininase family protein translates to MRETPIELAEMTFEEARERIAQGAIALLPTGATEAHGPHLPLATDVVISREAARRAHRLLARDGVPAIVLPPLAYAVTEYASEFEGTISLPFETAKMLARDVILGAVRTGLRGVVICNAHLEPENLRALREACDEARAKGARVAFPDVTRKPHALRLGEEFKSGACHAGSYETSLVLAADPFLVRTDRAEALAPNPTSLSRAIRDGKKTFLEAGGPSAYFGDPAAASAAEGEQLYGELADVFASAARELHAST, encoded by the coding sequence ATGCGTGAGACGCCGATCGAGCTCGCGGAGATGACCTTCGAGGAGGCGCGCGAGCGGATTGCGCAGGGCGCGATCGCGCTCCTGCCCACCGGCGCGACCGAGGCGCACGGGCCGCACCTGCCGCTCGCGACCGACGTCGTGATCTCGCGCGAGGCGGCGCGGCGTGCGCATCGCCTACTCGCGCGCGACGGCGTGCCCGCGATCGTGCTGCCGCCGCTCGCGTACGCGGTGACCGAGTACGCGAGCGAGTTCGAAGGGACGATCTCGCTGCCCTTCGAGACCGCGAAGATGCTCGCGCGCGACGTCATCCTCGGCGCGGTGCGCACCGGGCTGCGCGGGGTCGTGATCTGCAACGCGCACCTCGAGCCCGAGAACCTGCGCGCGCTGCGAGAGGCGTGCGACGAAGCGCGGGCGAAGGGCGCGCGTGTCGCGTTCCCCGACGTCACGCGAAAGCCCCACGCGCTGCGTCTCGGCGAGGAGTTCAAGAGCGGCGCGTGCCATGCGGGTAGCTACGAGACGAGCCTCGTGCTCGCCGCCGATCCGTTCCTGGTGCGCACCGATCGCGCCGAGGCGCTCGCGCCGAACCCGACGTCGCTGAGCCGCGCGATCCGCGACGGCAAGAAGACCTTCCTCGAGGCGGGCGGCCCGAGCGCGTACTTCGGCGATCCCGCCGCGGCGAGCGCGGCCGAGGGCGAGCAGCTCTACGGCGAGCTCGCCGACGTGTTCGCGAGCGCGGCGCGCGAGCTCCACGCGTCGACCTGA
- a CDS encoding NAD(P)H-binding protein, with product MRVLLSGATGFVGHLLEPVLRASGHDVVCGSRDPERARARWRDRSWVHLDLDDRESIARAIHGCDAAYYLVHAISSARDYPEREAREAHRFAMEAAASGLQRIVYLGGVAPSGRTSRHLRSRLRTGELLRTGAPCCIELRAAMIIGEGSASWAMVRDLSARLPAMVLPRWTQFRSAPVAIDDVLVALSLALELDVPGSCWLDVPGPERMTHEELLRRVSAKLGHRPPMIPVPVLTPSLSSWWVALVTDVPLPMARELVQGLQSDLVPSGESIWDRIPDHAPMTLELAVDRAMRARRGPERGLVATLADRARLRGPSAARG from the coding sequence GTGCGCGTGTTGCTCTCGGGCGCGACCGGCTTCGTGGGCCACCTGCTCGAGCCGGTGCTCCGCGCCTCGGGTCACGACGTGGTGTGTGGCAGTCGTGACCCGGAGCGCGCGCGTGCGCGCTGGCGCGATCGCAGCTGGGTCCACCTCGACCTCGACGATCGCGAGAGCATCGCGCGCGCGATCCACGGCTGCGACGCCGCGTACTACCTCGTGCACGCGATCTCGAGCGCGCGCGACTACCCGGAGCGCGAGGCGCGCGAGGCGCACCGGTTCGCGATGGAGGCGGCGGCGAGCGGGCTGCAGCGCATCGTGTACCTCGGCGGCGTCGCGCCGAGCGGGCGCACGTCGCGCCACCTGCGATCGAGACTGCGCACCGGCGAGCTGCTGCGCACCGGCGCGCCGTGCTGCATCGAGCTGCGCGCCGCGATGATCATCGGCGAGGGCAGCGCGAGCTGGGCGATGGTGCGCGACCTCTCCGCGCGGCTGCCCGCGATGGTGCTGCCGAGGTGGACGCAGTTCCGCAGCGCGCCGGTCGCGATCGACGACGTGCTGGTCGCGCTCTCTCTCGCGCTCGAGCTCGACGTGCCGGGCTCGTGCTGGCTCGACGTGCCGGGGCCCGAGCGGATGACCCACGAGGAGCTCCTGCGTCGTGTGTCGGCGAAGCTCGGTCATCGTCCGCCGATGATCCCGGTGCCGGTGCTCACGCCTTCGCTCTCGAGCTGGTGGGTCGCGCTCGTGACCGACGTGCCGCTCCCGATGGCGCGCGAGCTCGTGCAGGGGCTCCAGAGCGATCTGGTTCCGAGCGGCGAGTCGATCTGGGATCGGATCCCCGATCACGCGCCGATGACGCTCGAGCTCGCGGTCGATCGCGCGATGCGCGCGCGGCGTGGACCGGAGCGCGGTCTCGTCGCGACGCTCGCGGATCGCGCGCGCCTGCGCGGCCCGAGCGCGGCGCGGGGATGA
- a CDS encoding benzoate-CoA ligase family protein has product MDAPHFPERFNLADYFLDDRIREGRGARTAVKVGDRSWTYAEVQSLANRASHALRDRGIDLEDRVLILLFDGIEFAATWFGILKAGAVFCMGNPLATEADLDYLLGYTRARAVVADASTLDRLAPALAKHPRCRVRLVTGEVSEEMQRAGFEPLDRAMASASDRTENADTSRDDVAGWLFTSGTTGKPKGAVHFHHDFAFNTELYPKQVLQLREDDVFLSVSRLFFGYATGTNLMFPFRFGGTAVFFPDKPTPEKLFAEIAKHRVTVLSNVPAMIRQMVDHPENESADLSSLRMCLSAGEALPPPLYERWRGRGWCEILDGIGSAELFHIYVSNYPGDVKLGSLGKLVPGYEARIVGADGQDVAPGEIGRLWVRGDSAALCYWGDQEKSKSTFVGGDWVVSADLFTRDADGYFYYSGRGDDILKVRGMFVSPLEIEDCLATHPSVKECAVVGALDEDGMTVPKAVVALRDGWSANQETIAALQEHAKTHLARYKFPRIVRFVDALPRNDRGKVLRRELTDA; this is encoded by the coding sequence ATGGACGCTCCGCACTTCCCCGAGCGCTTCAACCTCGCCGACTACTTCCTCGACGATCGCATCCGCGAGGGCCGCGGAGCGCGCACCGCGGTGAAGGTCGGCGATCGATCGTGGACCTACGCCGAGGTGCAGTCGCTCGCGAACCGCGCGTCGCACGCGCTGCGTGATCGCGGGATCGATCTCGAGGATCGCGTGCTGATCCTGCTCTTCGACGGGATCGAGTTCGCCGCGACGTGGTTCGGGATCCTCAAGGCAGGCGCGGTGTTCTGCATGGGGAACCCGCTCGCGACCGAGGCCGACCTCGACTACCTGCTCGGCTACACGCGCGCCCGCGCCGTGGTCGCGGACGCGAGCACGCTCGATCGCCTCGCCCCCGCGCTCGCGAAGCACCCGCGCTGCCGCGTGCGGCTCGTCACCGGAGAGGTGAGCGAAGAGATGCAGCGCGCCGGGTTCGAGCCCCTCGATCGCGCGATGGCGAGCGCGAGCGATCGCACCGAGAACGCCGACACCTCGCGCGACGACGTCGCGGGCTGGCTCTTCACCAGCGGCACCACCGGCAAGCCCAAGGGCGCGGTGCACTTCCACCACGACTTCGCGTTCAACACCGAGCTCTATCCGAAGCAGGTCCTGCAGCTGCGCGAGGACGACGTGTTCCTCAGCGTCTCGCGCCTCTTCTTCGGCTACGCGACGGGCACGAACCTGATGTTCCCGTTCCGCTTCGGCGGGACCGCGGTGTTCTTCCCCGACAAGCCGACGCCCGAGAAGCTCTTCGCGGAGATCGCGAAGCACCGCGTGACCGTGCTCTCGAACGTGCCCGCGATGATCCGCCAGATGGTCGATCACCCGGAGAACGAGAGCGCGGATCTCTCGTCACTGCGCATGTGTCTCTCGGCGGGCGAGGCGCTGCCGCCGCCGCTCTACGAGCGATGGCGCGGCCGCGGGTGGTGCGAGATCCTCGACGGCATCGGGAGCGCCGAGCTCTTCCACATCTACGTCTCGAACTACCCGGGCGACGTGAAGCTCGGCTCGCTCGGCAAGCTGGTGCCGGGCTACGAGGCTCGCATCGTCGGCGCCGACGGGCAGGACGTCGCGCCGGGTGAGATCGGGCGCCTCTGGGTTCGTGGGGACAGCGCGGCACTCTGCTACTGGGGCGACCAGGAGAAGAGCAAGAGCACGTTCGTCGGCGGCGACTGGGTGGTCAGCGCGGATCTCTTCACGCGCGACGCCGACGGGTATTTCTACTACTCGGGTCGCGGCGACGACATCCTCAAGGTGCGCGGCATGTTCGTCTCGCCCCTGGAGATCGAGGACTGCCTCGCGACGCATCCGAGCGTGAAGGAGTGCGCGGTGGTCGGCGCGCTCGACGAGGACGGCATGACGGTGCCCAAGGCGGTCGTCGCGCTGCGCGATGGTTGGTCAGCCAACCAAGAAACGATCGCCGCGCTGCAGGAGCACGCGAAGACGCACCTCGCGCGCTACAAGTTCCCGCGCATCGTGCGCTTCGTGGACGCGCTGCCGCGCAACGATCGCGGCAAGGTGCTGCGCCGGGAGCTGACGGATGCGTGA
- a CDS encoding DUF4398 domain-containing protein has product MAVPVLGTILITAAAGCGGAPPPTRAQAEAIAAVRSAEAIGAQEQPQAAYHLELAREQVRSAERLIQDGRMQEAGGALMRAKADADLASALTNEADTRNQAAEVREQVETLEQEHRR; this is encoded by the coding sequence ATGGCCGTGCCCGTGCTGGGCACGATCCTCATCACGGCAGCGGCGGGCTGCGGAGGCGCTCCCCCGCCGACGCGCGCACAGGCGGAGGCGATCGCCGCGGTGCGATCGGCGGAAGCGATCGGCGCGCAGGAGCAGCCGCAGGCGGCCTATCACCTCGAGCTGGCGCGCGAGCAGGTGCGCAGCGCGGAGCGGCTGATCCAGGACGGGCGCATGCAGGAGGCGGGCGGCGCGCTGATGCGCGCGAAGGCCGACGCGGACCTCGCGAGCGCGCTCACGAACGAAGCGGACACGCGCAATCAGGCGGCCGAGGTGCGCGAGCAGGTCGAGACGCTCGAGCAAGAGCATCGCCGCTGA